In a single window of the Acyrthosiphon pisum isolate AL4f chromosome X, pea_aphid_22Mar2018_4r6ur, whole genome shotgun sequence genome:
- the LOC107883157 gene encoding uncharacterized protein LOC107883157: MNIKRQHQCNEWHLERRKRLTASVFGKLCKMRQTTSREKVIKEMLYGTFSGNVATRYGIAHEDMAKEELEKIIGKKIESAGLFVDANLQFLAASPDGLIDNDSLVEIKCPASAKSFTPEEGILMKKIKSCTIENGQLHLKRNDSYFYQVQGQLHITRKMFCYFCIWTPKGLMYEKIEKDDDFWDKNMKSQLTTFFTEYFLSEVLKDSLILNE; the protein is encoded by the exons atgaatattaaaagACAACATCAATGTAATGAATGGCATTTGGAGCGAAGAAAAAG actcACTGCTTCAGTGTTtggtaaattatgtaaaatgcgCCAAACCACGTCACGCGAAAAGGTAATAAAAGAAATGTTGTATGGGACTTTTAGTGGTAATGTTGCTACGCGATATGGAATTGCACACGAAGATATGGCTAAAGAAGAGTTGGagaaaataattggaaaaaaaattgaaagtgcAGGTTTATTTGTAGAtgcaaatttacaatttttagcgGCGTCTCCCGATGGACTAATAGACAATGATAGTCTTGTCGAAATTAAATGTCCAGCGTCTGCTAAGAGTTTTACTCCAGAAGAAggaattttaatgaaaaaaataaaaagttgcaCTATTGAAAACGGTCAACTACATCTAAAAAGAAATGATAGTTACTTTTATCAAGTCCAGGGTCAACTGCACATAACAcgcaaaatgttttgttatttttgtatctgGACACCTaaag GTTTgatgtatgaaaaaattgaaaaagacGATGATTTCTGGGATAAAAATATGAAGTCTCAACTAACAACGTTTTTTACAGAATACTTTTTATCCGAAGTTTTAAAAGACAGTTTAATATtgaatgaataa